A genomic window from Candidatus Acididesulfobacter guangdongensis includes:
- a CDS encoding OsmC family peroxiredoxin → MADGDRVAVKVKHLHNLQNQIITEKHTIITDEPKGSGGDCLAINPVELAMGAEGACTISVIMMFAKRMKYDLRNVEIDVVHERVRVEELKSAGTNIDAERGYAHKITKKIKFTGNLDEDQIDELKRVSKRCPVHTMIENRSYYDTSFEYEETT, encoded by the coding sequence ATGGCAGATGGCGATAGAGTAGCGGTAAAAGTGAAACATCTTCATAATCTTCAAAATCAGATAATAACGGAAAAACATACGATAATCACTGATGAACCGAAGGGTTCCGGCGGGGATTGTCTTGCTATCAATCCTGTGGAACTTGCTATGGGAGCGGAAGGGGCATGCACTATTTCGGTTATTATGATGTTTGCAAAAAGAATGAAATATGATTTAAGAAATGTGGAAATAGATGTAGTCCATGAAAGAGTCAGAGTTGAAGAACTTAAAAGCGCAGGAACAAACATCGATGCAGAACGCGGATACGCTCATAAAATTACAAAAAAAATAAAATTTACTGGAAATCTTGACGAAGATCAGATTGACGAGTTGAAGCGTGTTTCTAAAAGATGTCCTGTTCATACAATGATAGAAAACAGGTCTTATTACGATACATCGTTTGAATACGAAGAAACAACATAG
- a CDS encoding class I SAM-dependent methyltransferase, translated as MHKFNPAHHQRLTSKDRYELMPPQIAIDEIKKVVEILSNSGQNEVKIADIGCGSGFFTIPLIKTIADIENIDVKVYALDISEEMLSCIKENIENANFSKNQKSCAILTKCEESNITLEDASMDIILTSNVFHEIEHRLDYLSEIKRVLKPGGNLFLIDWDKEDKILKMGPPVEERLSSAESVELLSAAGFTDITELPLYSSSFTIKSKK; from the coding sequence ATGCACAAATTTAATCCCGCCCATCATCAAAGATTAACATCTAAAGACAGATATGAACTGATGCCGCCGCAGATTGCAATTGATGAAATTAAAAAGGTTGTTGAAATTTTAAGTAACAGCGGTCAAAATGAAGTGAAAATTGCGGATATTGGATGCGGAAGCGGTTTTTTTACAATTCCTTTAATAAAAACAATTGCAGATATTGAAAATATTGATGTTAAGGTATATGCCTTAGATATCAGCGAAGAAATGCTTTCCTGCATAAAAGAAAATATTGAAAATGCCAATTTTAGCAAAAATCAAAAAAGCTGCGCAATATTAACAAAGTGCGAAGAGTCAAATATTACGTTGGAAGACGCCTCTATGGATATTATCCTGACATCTAACGTTTTTCATGAGATAGAACATAGATTGGATTATCTTAGCGAGATAAAAAGAGTGTTGAAACCGGGAGGTAATTTATTTCTTATTGACTGGGATAAAGAAGATAAAATATTGAAAATGGGACCGCCCGTTGAAGAAAGGCTTTCTTCGGCAGAATCAGTTGAATTATTAAGCGCCGCCGGATTCACAGATATAACCGAACTTCCTCTTTACAGTTCTTCATTCACTATTAAGAGCAAAAAATAG
- the tilS gene encoding tRNA lysidine(34) synthetase TilS, whose product MPYFNKGTSFFLRKFIYTVEEFELIERGDLILAAVSGGVDSVSLLYSLYFLRHILGIKIACAVFDHEIRESSYKEVEYLKDLCNILSIRFYTDKANILAESKINKKSIEETARNFRYTFLYKTADKIHADKIATAHHLDDFAENFLMRAITGGGSGSIAGIKVKNGIIIRPFIKFSKNEIIDFACLNSIKFFEDYTNYQENIFRNNIRLNIIPEFKKINPSFLGTLYRTSEVLRKDDEFIENYAKEIFKNTILNTEYKDSGILTFNIVHLLKLPEAVLYRVFKITVNEILIGMGSINNNSRNSYDNIANNENFISYGNFKNLLNIIKSSKPNISFNLNKNIRVIRSYEKIIFEKIENNKYIRKIRDINYYLPLNYKHYEYLINYSDIIKNNAYNIKTINKSVIHIKEIDVDFTIGKLNGVNTKIIINKLIKKEIKKHSANAILFDFDKLSFPVKIRNFINGDRFIPLGMEHEKKVKDFFIDKKIPELYRQNLPLILFGGQIVWIGFIMMSDTIKISEFTKNIGYIKLLNNNE is encoded by the coding sequence ATGCCGTATTTTAATAAAGGAACTTCATTTTTTTTAAGAAAATTTATTTATACCGTTGAAGAGTTTGAACTTATCGAACGCGGCGATTTAATTCTTGCTGCCGTCAGCGGCGGTGTAGACTCTGTTTCGCTGTTGTATTCTCTTTATTTTTTAAGGCATATATTAGGTATTAAGATAGCATGCGCGGTATTTGACCACGAAATAAGAGAATCGTCATATAAAGAAGTTGAATATTTAAAAGATTTATGCAATATTTTATCCATCCGGTTTTACACAGACAAAGCTAATATCCTTGCAGAATCAAAAATTAATAAAAAAAGTATCGAAGAAACGGCAAGAAATTTCAGATATACATTTCTTTATAAAACTGCAGACAAAATACATGCCGATAAAATAGCGACGGCTCATCATCTTGATGATTTTGCCGAAAATTTTTTGATGAGAGCAATTACAGGCGGCGGGAGCGGTTCTATAGCGGGAATAAAAGTTAAGAACGGCATAATTATTCGTCCCTTTATTAAATTTTCCAAAAATGAAATTATCGATTTTGCCTGTTTAAATTCAATTAAATTTTTTGAAGACTATACTAATTATCAGGAAAATATTTTCAGAAATAATATAAGATTAAATATTATTCCAGAATTTAAAAAAATAAACCCCTCGTTTCTTGGCACGTTATATAGAACTTCTGAAGTTCTTCGAAAAGATGATGAATTTATTGAAAATTATGCAAAAGAAATTTTCAAAAATACTATATTGAATACCGAATATAAAGATTCCGGTATTTTAACTTTTAATATTGTTCATTTGCTAAAACTTCCAGAGGCAGTCTTATATAGGGTATTTAAGATTACTGTAAATGAAATCTTAATCGGAATGGGCAGTATAAACAATAATAGTCGTAATAGTTATGATAATATCGCTAATAACGAGAATTTTATTTCATACGGTAATTTTAAAAATCTTTTAAATATTATAAAAAGCAGTAAACCAAATATATCATTTAATCTTAATAAAAATATAAGAGTAATTAGAAGCTATGAAAAAATAATTTTTGAAAAGATAGAAAATAATAAATATATCAGAAAGATACGTGATATTAATTATTATTTGCCGTTAAATTATAAACATTATGAATATTTAATTAATTATAGCGATATTATTAAAAATAATGCATATAATATAAAGACAATTAATAAATCGGTTATTCATATAAAAGAGATAGATGTTGACTTCACAATAGGAAAATTGAACGGCGTTAACACAAAAATCATTATAAATAAATTAATAAAAAAAGAAATTAAAAAGCATTCAGCTAACGCCATATTATTCGATTTTGATAAACTGTCATTTCCCGTAAAAATTAGAAATTTTATTAATGGTGACAGATTTATTCCTTTGGGAATGGAGCATGAAAAAAAAGTTAAAGATTTTTTTATAGACAAAAAAATACCCGAATTATATAGACAGAACCTGCCGCTTATTCTTTTCGGCGGACAAATCGTATGGATAGGGTTTATTATGATGAGCGATACTATAAAAATATCGGAGTTTACAAAAAACATAGGGTATATTAAATTATTAAATAATAATGAATAA
- a CDS encoding ATP-dependent metallopeptidase FtsH/Yme1/Tma family protein, with protein sequence MNPKIKNILLWVFIIFLMIFIFTMFNHHKPKSQKIIFSSLLSDIKAGKIKTITIESHNILGVFKTGKKFKSYAPTHPGLVPLLEKYKVPITAKPVPSSPWYMSFLLSWLPMILILFAFWYFFWRQMQGGAGKAMSFGKSKAKLMDESAKKITFADVAGIDESKQELEEIVDFLKDPKKFTKLGGRIPHGVLLVGPPGTGKTLLAKAIAGEAGVPFFSISGSDFVEMFVGVGASRVRDLFAQGKKNAPCIIFIDEIDAVGRHRGAGLGGGHDEREQTLNQLLVEMDGFEANDGVILIAATNRPDVLDPALLRPGRFDRQVIVPKPDIKGREGILKVHTKGIPLDKDVDLGIIARGTPGFSGADLANMVNESALLAARKNRTTVKMEDIEEAKDKVMMGTERRSMVISDKEKKITAFHEAGHTIVAKMLPGSDPIHKVTIIPRGMAMGLTQQLPIDEKHNYDEEFLLNEVAILLGGRSAEELIFHSMTTGASNDIERATDIARKMVCEWGMSKKLGPLTFGKKDEQIFLGREFAQHKDYSESTAVVIDGEVRDIVESNHDRAIKILTDNMDILKDLANTLIEKETVNGNDIDAIILAHKPDYKNSDLKDVPAETVAE encoded by the coding sequence TTGAATCCCAAAATTAAAAATATTTTATTGTGGGTTTTTATTATTTTTCTAATGATATTTATATTTACAATGTTTAATCATCATAAACCTAAATCTCAGAAAATAATATTTTCATCATTATTAAGCGATATAAAAGCGGGTAAGATAAAAACTATAACAATTGAATCTCATAACATACTAGGAGTTTTCAAAACAGGTAAAAAATTTAAATCTTATGCCCCGACGCATCCCGGTTTGGTTCCTTTGTTAGAAAAATACAAAGTGCCGATAACTGCCAAACCTGTGCCGAGTTCACCTTGGTATATGTCGTTTTTATTATCATGGCTGCCTATGATTCTTATTTTATTCGCATTCTGGTACTTTTTCTGGAGGCAGATGCAGGGAGGAGCCGGAAAGGCAATGTCTTTTGGTAAATCTAAAGCAAAATTAATGGACGAATCTGCCAAAAAGATAACTTTTGCAGATGTTGCAGGCATAGATGAATCTAAACAGGAGCTTGAAGAGATTGTAGATTTTTTAAAAGATCCAAAAAAATTTACAAAATTAGGCGGCAGGATACCTCACGGAGTGCTGCTTGTCGGACCTCCCGGCACAGGTAAAACACTGCTTGCAAAAGCGATAGCCGGAGAGGCAGGAGTGCCTTTTTTCAGCATAAGCGGTTCCGATTTTGTCGAAATGTTTGTCGGAGTCGGCGCATCAAGAGTAAGGGATCTTTTTGCCCAGGGCAAGAAAAATGCTCCATGCATAATATTTATAGATGAAATTGATGCCGTAGGCAGACATAGAGGCGCAGGTTTAGGCGGGGGACATGATGAAAGAGAACAAACGTTGAATCAGCTGCTTGTTGAAATGGACGGGTTTGAAGCCAACGACGGAGTAATTTTAATTGCCGCCACCAACAGACCCGATGTTTTAGATCCAGCCCTTTTAAGACCGGGCAGATTTGACAGACAGGTAATTGTTCCTAAGCCTGATATAAAAGGAAGAGAAGGAATACTGAAAGTTCATACTAAAGGTATACCTTTAGACAAAGATGTCGACCTTGGAATTATAGCGCGGGGAACACCCGGATTTTCAGGCGCAGACCTTGCAAATATGGTGAACGAATCAGCTTTATTGGCTGCGAGAAAAAATAGAACAACAGTCAAAATGGAAGATATTGAAGAAGCTAAAGATAAAGTTATGATGGGTACGGAAAGACGCAGTATGGTCATCAGCGATAAAGAGAAAAAAATAACCGCTTTTCATGAAGCCGGACATACTATCGTCGCAAAAATGCTTCCGGGAAGCGATCCTATACATAAAGTTACGATTATCCCCCGGGGTATGGCAATGGGATTGACTCAGCAGCTGCCGATAGATGAAAAGCATAATTACGATGAAGAATTTCTTCTGAACGAAGTAGCCATTCTTCTCGGCGGCAGAAGCGCCGAAGAGTTAATATTTCATTCTATGACTACCGGCGCGTCCAATGACATTGAAAGAGCTACGGACATTGCAAGAAAAATGGTTTGCGAATGGGGAATGAGCAAAAAGTTAGGACCTCTTACATTTGGAAAAAAAGACGAGCAGATTTTTCTCGGAAGAGAATTTGCGCAGCATAAAGACTATTCTGAATCGACTGCCGTCGTCATTGACGGTGAAGTTAGAGACATAGTAGAATCTAATCATGATAGAGCTATAAAAATTTTAACCGATAATATGGATATATTAAAGGATCTTGCAAATACCCTGATTGAAAAAGAGACGGTTAACGGTAATGATATAGATGCTATAATTTTAGCGCATAAACCTGACTATAAAAATAGCGATTTAAAAGACGTTCCCGCTGAAACTGTAGCGGAGTAA
- the folP gene encoding dihydropteroate synthase yields the protein MHAYLVDVFDSKLAISELDKIGVSKSGKYIMSNKLIFIVIKLKNINSTALNILKQEALSIGAELANHRDVITGKINISDGILFGTLVQLRIIVKKIRHQQFGLKELSSDIENILDVVNINVEHIDSNNSDLKFKILKTNKKDITLGKVPLIMGILNVTPDSFSDGGLYFNFEDAVNRGFEIVKEGADIIDIGGESTRPAADFIDIQTEIDRVCPVIKKLSENIDVPISIDTRKPEVAKEAILAGAAIVNDVSGLTYEPDDMINVLTSYDVPYILMHSRNKNPQNMQIDVEPYNDAAFDIILYFSEKLAYLKSKGFDTDKVVLDPGFGFAKSAEDNYDILNYILSFKSLNLPILAGVSRKSFIKKITGGQKEDLLIGNIALASYLTLKNIDIIRVHDVRQTKTALNTIAKLKENLVRHQ from the coding sequence ATGCATGCTTATCTTGTTGACGTTTTTGATTCTAAATTAGCCATAAGCGAATTAGATAAGATAGGTGTTTCAAAATCCGGAAAGTATATTATGTCTAATAAGCTCATTTTTATTGTTATTAAGCTGAAGAATATAAATTCTACCGCATTGAATATACTAAAACAGGAAGCGTTAAGCATAGGGGCGGAATTAGCAAATCACCGAGATGTTATAACAGGAAAAATTAACATATCGGACGGCATTTTGTTTGGCACTCTGGTGCAGCTCCGTATTATCGTAAAAAAGATAAGGCATCAGCAATTCGGTCTTAAAGAGCTTTCTTCCGATATTGAAAATATATTAGATGTAGTCAATATTAACGTTGAGCACATTGACTCAAATAATTCTGATTTAAAATTTAAAATATTAAAAACAAATAAAAAAGACATAACGTTAGGAAAAGTTCCTTTGATAATGGGAATTCTTAATGTCACTCCCGATTCGTTTTCTGACGGAGGACTCTATTTTAATTTTGAAGATGCGGTCAATAGAGGATTTGAAATTGTAAAGGAAGGAGCGGATATAATTGATATCGGCGGCGAATCTACAAGACCTGCAGCTGATTTTATAGATATTCAGACAGAAATAGACAGGGTGTGTCCAGTAATTAAAAAATTATCTGAAAATATAGATGTTCCCATTTCAATAGACACCAGAAAGCCTGAAGTTGCAAAAGAAGCAATTCTGGCGGGGGCTGCCATAGTAAACGATGTTTCCGGTTTGACATATGAACCTGACGATATGATTAATGTCTTAACCTCATATGATGTTCCATATATTTTAATGCATTCCAGGAATAAAAATCCGCAGAATATGCAGATTGACGTGGAACCTTATAACGATGCAGCGTTTGATATTATTCTGTATTTCAGCGAAAAGCTGGCATATTTAAAATCTAAAGGTTTTGATACTGATAAAGTAGTTTTAGACCCTGGTTTCGGTTTTGCAAAATCGGCGGAAGACAATTATGATATTTTAAATTATATATTATCTTTTAAATCACTGAATTTGCCAATTTTAGCAGGTGTTTCGAGAAAATCCTTTATTAAAAAGATTACTGGCGGACAAAAAGAAGATCTGCTTATCGGCAATATCGCTTTGGCATCTTATCTTACGTTGAAAAATATCGATATTATCAGAGTTCACGATGTAAGACAGACTAAAACGGCTTTAAATACCATTGCAAAATTGAAAGAGAATCTCGTAAGACATCAATAA